The genomic interval CCTTGGGCCGGCACAGAAAAACTATTCTCAAAGCCCAACCGAACCTTGAGTCTATCCACAGTGTCATTGTTGCATAAAGTTTCACAAAGGAAAATAAAGTTGGGCTTCTTTTGTACACAGAGATCAATAAGGAATTGAATAGCCcgcgggttcccaagcccacggcaATTCCAACTAATGGCATTCATAATGATTGGTGGGCCTGAGCACCAGGACCCACCTGTTCCACGTTTTTTGGAAGCCCATTAGCATCACTATCATGAAAACTAGTTGCTTCAGAAATAAACACCACCCCTTCATCAATTGTCTTGGCCGAATGTGTAGGGAGAGAATCAAttctctttctcttcaattCATAAAGATCCATATTATCCTCTGACATAAATGTTGATTCATTTGCATGAATATGGAAAGTTGCCTCATTTGTATTTTCCATAATTGGATGACCCAAATGCCTAGAATCAAGGAGAGGATTTTGGAAGGAAACATTATGGAAAGTTGCCTCATTTGTTGGACTCGCAATCATAGGCTGCGATTGACGCTGTGATTGAGGATTCATGTTGAATGCAGTTGATTGTGGTGATTTGCTACCGTCGGCCATGGAAGGTTCGGGCTTGCCGGTCCTAAGCCAAGGAGAGGCCGTGAGGAAGTTCTGACGCCGTGACGGAGCTCTCATCTCTTTACTATATGGCTTAAACGGTGATTAGGTGGTGTATCATAGAGTTGGCTACAAAAATTCTCCGAATGGCCCAAGATGCCACAGATAAAACAAAAGGTTGGAACATACTCATACTTGAAATTTGCATAGAACACATCACCATTCTTCTTCTTGAACTTCATACGCCTTTTGAGAGGTTTTTCAATATTCAGACGAACACGAACCCGTAAATATTCACGCCAAATACCTTGAAAGTTGTTAGGATCCGATTCAAGATACAAACCAATGTAGTTCCCGGCTTGACAAATGGCCCTCTCGGTTTTGAACCCTGGTTGTAGATCATGGACTTGCACCCAAATATCAAGATTATTTAAAGGAATAGTTCTCGGATTTTCACCTTGTTTGAGTCGCTCGATGATGAGTTGTTTACGGTCGTATGTCCACGGACTGCCCGCCAAAACACGTTTGATATCTATTTCATGGTAGAACTGAAATAGGAATCGGTTTTGCTCAATAATCTTGATATACATGCCTTTCCCAGGTTTCCATAAATCCGCTATCATATTTTGAAATATCTGAAAATCAGATATTTTTCCAGTCAATAAGCGCCCAACAAGACACCAACGATCATCAAATTCaatctcttcctcttcctcttcttcgAAAGCCACCTCGTTTTCCTCTTCCTCTTCCAAACAAATATCCTTCCATTGTTGTTCCAAACCGGTGGTAGATCGGCTACTAGACGCCATGATGAGAATCAAACAAAAACACTTTGACACAAAATAACAGAACTCTATAGGAATAGAGACAAATCACATGTCAGAGGACATGACTAAAGAAACATCTTCCTAGCCTccaaaattttaacaagtttttaggCTTTCTTCaattaaggagaaaaaaaaataataaaagttttaatcTCATaagatgtatatttttttaattaggtgaAATGTTATTTAGGAATAAGGAAATGGCATATTCGAATAAATGTGATGATGATTATACCAAAGCTTCTTTTTTCCTACTTTGTTTGAAACTTTCATTGTTTCGAAACTCAGCGTATTTAGTTTGTTTAAGTTTTCTTATTTTGGTATTGTCGGTTTgcatatttttgaaattctgtattttaatattaccagtttattatttaattaattatttaattaaatatggaataatAAAACTGTGAGTGAAACAATTTTTCTGTAGCTACAGAAGGCAACTTTGTAACTTCAGAATaaaccagaaaaacaaacagtgtagaaaagtaaaaacacataagcttttgtacgtggtttcaacaatccttccAGATTGTTACTAATCCACAAGGTCACGCCCATAGATAAAATTCATTAAATAGATCTCAAAACTACAAAGTAAGGACTTATGTATAAATAGACTCACTCTTATTGTAtgtcgcaagcttgatgtattccaccttctAATTGAATCTTGTTGAAAGTTCAAGTACTCAAACTCCCTTCAATCTCCTCGAAGAGTGATTGCTTCTTCCCGAGGCAAGACTTAATAAACAATCTCTCAAAAgcttgtagaattttcttccgAAGGTAGCActgttgttcttcttcttttgcagacttgaatacagactcaagacaatacaaaatgcatataaacagagtaagagatgaacactctcttctctacaaaataaagacactcttttcttaagatatgaatataattcaaagtgtatgaaagagatacatGACCTAGCTGCTATAAAgtgtatttataatcaatatacaccTTATTGACAGCTCACacacggtctgaacaagaccacaactcattaaataatttcctaAAATAGATCTTCATTCACCCCGTACTAACAGAATCGTGAGCAGTTGTGcgactttccttttatagaaatggAAAAATCTAATCAGACATATTAGAAAACTAAAACAAGATCAAATATATATTAGATAGAGAAAATATGAGTCATCAAACTTACCATTTATAccttattttctataaatacaaaAGCTAAACAATTTTCCTTCCaaatataaatcaattaatacaaaaatataaaagtcAAATAGACAAAATATAGAAACCAAATAAGCACCTCAGgcgaaattaaataataaactataaaataattttggCAAATTAAAGATGCCAAAAGTGTAAACATCTTTCTACTTTTTTGTTAAGTTGTAATTTTTCGTTTATTTTTAGAGATTGTAATTTTGTTGTCCATAACGTAGCTAAATGGACGTTTGCTAACAATGTTACTGGTATGGTTGATCCCTCTTCTATACCAAAAACTATCATTTGTAATGACTATAAagtttaacttttattttatatataaactttgattttcaaaaaaaaaaaattgccaaaagtgaaattaatattttttataaaggtTCACTTCGTATTCTCTTTTGGGTTTCTTTtctggggtaagttgaaaaatgcttcttttattaatcaattaaccaaatttacctctaattttttttttaattgaaacatatctctttttatatgtattgtacccaaaatgcCCTGATATAAGGGAgttacatggagagtatcttgaagtgaaaggggtaaaattggtacaatgtttaaaaaaagaggtaaaaataatagactttaaaaaagagggtaaaaataaaagagtacaatataaaaagggtatagagtctaATTTCCTCTTCTTTTCTACTATTTTGGGCTTTTTCCCCTTAAATGATAATGAACCCTCCTTCGTTCGACCCATAAGATTTCTCCCCCAAACAATAAATTTATGCAAATTTATGAAAGAAAGCagtacttaaaaaaatattttttttattaaattgacAACTAGTAGCCAAAAACAACTTCAAATACATATGAATCAAAACTGAAAACACCACCACTGCCATATATTTGAACAAAGCAAGCAATCCTAAAATACAACACCACCGCtgccatatatttatttatatttctcTCCGTACATTTCTCTCTCCGTACTGTAGCCCTCTCGTTGGAAATTTGAATTTGTCCCGTACTGGGCCCGTCTGGGCCGTGTGAGGTGTGACGGAGGACGCCATGTACGTCCGGCCACCATTGGCCATGGGTAGTGGCCCACTACCTACAGACACGAATCAAAGTGTTTTAAGGTTTAATACCCTTTCCTTTTTGGATCTGGCAAAGGATTTGGTAAAATATTGCTGTGGTCATCTTTACCTATCCAAGGATCCTCCTTTTCTCTCTGTTTTGCCTAATCTCATTATTGCTTGTGGGGTAACTTCTGAGTTGGTTTCAGGTCCTGTGACAATGGCGGCGGTGACTGAAAGTTCTATTGTTGATGAAATCATCCAGGAGACGGAGAATGTTTGTCTGGATGACTTTTCGATTGAGGTTTCTCCTGATAATGATCTTTCTAGGGAGACGATTGCTAAATTGGTGGTGGGAAAGTTCTTCTCAAAGAAGGTGATATCCAATGGAACTCTTAGGAAAGCATTCTCGGGGTTGTGGAAACTTAGTCTGGGATGGAGGTTTCAAACTGTGAGGCCTACGACATTTATCTTCCGCCTTGGAAGCCCGAAGGAAGTCAAGTATGTGCTTGAGAATGGTCCGTGGAATCTGTGCTGTGGATTCTTGTTGGCAGCTGCTCTCTCGGAGGACGGAAAATGGGAGTCCGCGGAGCTCGCGAATTTCGATATTTGGGTCAAGGCCATGGGGGTTCCATTACCATACATGACGGAGGCCTGTATTCATCAGATGGCTGGTCGGATGGGGAAGTTTATCCAGGCGGATAAGGTTAGAAAAAATGGTGTGATTTTGAATGATTTCTTGCGATTCCAAGTCCGATTGAAGTTGGATGTGCCCCTCCTGGCTGGAGTGTCTCTCCCAGACTACGGTCAAAAAAAGATTTGGAGTTACTTTAAATATGAGAAATCGCCCATTTTTTGCTTTAAATGTGGAGTCATTGGTCATGTTGATGCTGATTATTCTGCAAAGAAATGGGTAGTTACTGTTCAGGATGGGAGGTCTATTCCCTTGTTCGGTTCCCGGCTGAGAGATGGTTCGAGGTTGGCGAATGGTTTGCGTTGCTAGAAGTGGAAAGTATCCATGATCGTAGTAGGTTAAAAAATGATGATCCGGTCCTGAAAGAGATGCCTCTTATGGCTAGTAATGAGGCTCTCATCCCGGCGAAAGGTGCGGAGTGTAGTGGTGTCACACGAGAGTGGAGAAAGATGGAATGGAAGGGGTGGTTTCGTAGAGAGCTGATAACTCTTTCAATGTTTTGTACAATGATTATGTGGATACATCTAAGTTCCCTACCCAGCATGTGGTGCATGTGGcaaaattatttaaagaaaaattggGGCCTATTAAGTTCTCTAATATTCTGAATGTTCCTGATTGGTATAGTTTTTTTGTTTATGGTCTGCCTTCTAGATCTGCGAGAAAAGATTTTTGGGAAGAAAGAACCATAGATGCTCTGGCCTTGAACCATCCTTGGCTCTTGATGGGTGATCTAAATAACATCACGGGTCAATAGGATAAGTTCGGAGGCCGCGAGGTGGAAGAGAGTGATGGTAGTGACCTTAATGATCTCTTGGATGCCACGGGGGGTCTGGATTTGGGTTGTGTGGGGAATCAATTTACTTGGACTAATGGGAGGAGCTTTCAAGATCTCATAAAGGAGAGGCTTGACCGTGCTTTGTGTGATCCGAAGTGGATGGTGTCTTACCCGAAGGCTGGATTGCGTGCTTTGGCTATTAAGGATTCGGACCATGCCCCTTTGGTTTTGGACCTCCTTTTGGATCGTGAGAGATTCCATACCCCGTTCAGGTACCTTGATGCGTGGAGCCGGGATGAGGGAGGTAAAGCGGTTATTCAACAGGCTTAGGCCATTGATGTTAGGGGGGCTCAGAAGTTTCCAACTCGTTGCCCAGCTGGATAATACACGTAGGTGCTTGGAAAAATGGAATAAAACGCACTTCGGTATGTGTAAAGAGAAACTAAAGACCCTCAATAATTTCTTGTTGGAAGTGCAACGGCAGGTGCCCTCGGAGTCCAATTTGAAGTTGGAGGCGGATATTCTCCTTGAAATCGATGAGGTGGAAGCGCGTTATGCGGAAATTTGGAAGCAAAAGTCTAGGGAACTCTGGTACCGCAACGGAGATAGAAACTCAAAGTTTTTTCATGCTGCCACTGTGATCAAACGCAAGAGGAATTTTATTAATGCCGTCTGCTTGAATGAGTCTGAATGGATCAAAGGTCGACAGTTGGTTGGTGAGTACTTTCGGTCGAATTTTGTGTCGATTTTGTCGTCGATCTTCCCTGTTGATCCCCAGCTTGATGACTTGGTGATGAATGCGATCTCGAAGGAGGCCAATCAATCTCTTGTCCGAGTTCCCACTGCGAAGGAGATCAAAAATGTGGTGTGGTCTATGCCTCCCCTCAAGGCCCCGGGGCCGGATGGTATGCCTcttagaattttattttaccaggatcttagatctactcacaagtatgttgtttaaacaccctaaatatgaactttctaaaacgataaattaaacacatataaagttaagaaaaccttacattgatgcagcgaattaatgtctccttccactcagatctctaacccttgtatcctttctgtagcagagtataatcaagatctgagcccgaatgtccttcttcttcaagtttgatccttcacagtcttccaatctatgattgagttactgcttgctgtgtgtgggcacttactctctcactagggttcgaaattgatgaaggagaaaagagaatagggatttcggccaggtatagaaagtggggaaggctcagtttttctgaagagagaaat from Cannabis sativa cultivar Pink pepper isolate KNU-18-1 chromosome 4, ASM2916894v1, whole genome shotgun sequence carries:
- the LOC115725104 gene encoding uncharacterized protein LOC115725104; translated protein: MASSSRSTTGLEQQWKDICLEEEEENEVAFEEEEEEEIEFDDRWCLVGRLLTGKISDFQIFQNMIADLWKPGKGMYIKIIEQNRFLFQFYHEIDIKRVLAGSPWTYDRKQLIIERLKQGENPRTIPLNNLDIWVQVHDLQPGFKTERAICQAGNYIGLYLESDPNNFQGIWREYLRVRVRLNIEKPLKRRMKFKKKNGDVFYANFKYEYVPTFCFICGILGHSENFCSQLYDTPPNHRLSHIVKR